One region of Trinickia violacea genomic DNA includes:
- the rpsF gene encoding 30S ribosomal protein S6 — protein MRHYEIVFIVHPDQSEQVPAMIERYKSTITTHGGQVHRIEDWGRRQLAYMIEKLAKAHYVCMNIECDQATLDELEHAFKFNDAVLRHLIVKMKKAETGPSPMMKEVQREEAKKAAASSQPSEAQA, from the coding sequence ATGCGTCATTACGAAATCGTCTTCATCGTGCACCCCGATCAAAGCGAGCAAGTGCCCGCGATGATCGAGCGTTACAAGTCCACGATCACCACGCACGGCGGCCAAGTCCACCGTATCGAAGACTGGGGCCGTCGCCAACTGGCCTACATGATCGAGAAACTCGCGAAGGCTCACTACGTCTGCATGAACATCGAATGCGACCAAGCCACGCTCGACGAACTCGAGCACGCATTCAAGTTCAACGACGCCGTGCTGCGTCACCTCATCGTCAAGATGAAGAAGGCCGAAACCGGCCCGTCGCCGATGATGAAGGAAGTGCAGCGCGAAGAAGCCAAGAAGGCGGCTGCATCGTCGCAACCGTCCGAAGCGCAGGCTTAA
- the priB gene encoding primosomal replication protein N, giving the protein MNRLQLTASVVEREPVRYTPAGVPIASCTLQHRTEVVEAGIARQIELTMPAVAAGAASGKLESCEMGVETLFTGFLAKKNRNARTLVFHITELQDIGKD; this is encoded by the coding sequence GTGAACCGGCTGCAACTCACGGCCAGCGTCGTCGAACGCGAACCGGTGCGGTACACCCCCGCCGGCGTTCCGATCGCAAGCTGCACGTTGCAGCACCGCACGGAAGTCGTCGAAGCGGGCATTGCCCGGCAAATCGAACTGACGATGCCGGCGGTTGCCGCGGGAGCTGCGAGCGGCAAGCTGGAAAGCTGCGAAATGGGCGTCGAGACGCTCTTCACCGGTTTCCTGGCAAAGAAAAACCGCAACGCGCGAACCTTGGTGTTTCACATCACTGAATTGCAGGACATTGGAAAGGACTGA
- the rpsR gene encoding 30S ribosomal protein S18, with amino-acid sequence MPRPTGKKFDKRRQQQNPLFKRKKFCRFTAAGVESIDYKDTETLKDFIGENGKITPARLTGTKAHYQRQLDTAIKRARFLALLPYTDLHKA; translated from the coding sequence ATGCCCCGCCCGACTGGTAAGAAATTCGACAAGCGTCGTCAGCAACAAAACCCGCTCTTCAAGCGCAAGAAGTTCTGCCGTTTCACGGCCGCCGGCGTCGAATCGATCGACTACAAGGACACCGAAACGCTGAAGGACTTCATCGGCGAAAACGGCAAGATCACGCCGGCTCGTCTGACGGGTACGAAGGCCCACTATCAACGCCAGCTCGACACGGCCATCAAGCGCGCACGTTTCCTCGCGCTGCTGCCGTACACCGATCTGCACAAGGCCTAA
- the rplI gene encoding 50S ribosomal protein L9 encodes MQIILLEKVVNLGNLGDIVKVKDGYARNFLIPKKQARRATKEAIAEFEVRRAELEKVAAEKLAAAQAQGEKLAGLTVQIAQKAGVDGRLFGSVTNADIAEALTKQGFAVEKAQVRLPEGPLKLVGDHPVHVSLHTDVLVDVTVSVLGEHA; translated from the coding sequence ATGCAAATCATTCTTTTGGAAAAAGTCGTCAACCTGGGCAACCTCGGCGACATCGTCAAGGTGAAGGACGGCTACGCACGTAACTTCCTGATCCCGAAAAAGCAAGCGCGCCGCGCAACGAAGGAAGCGATCGCCGAATTCGAAGTCCGCCGTGCGGAACTCGAAAAGGTTGCGGCTGAAAAGCTGGCAGCGGCTCAAGCTCAAGGCGAAAAGCTGGCTGGCCTGACCGTGCAAATCGCGCAGAAGGCCGGCGTCGACGGCCGTCTGTTCGGCTCGGTGACCAATGCCGACATCGCCGAAGCGCTGACGAAGCAAGGTTTCGCTGTGGAAAAGGCGCAAGTGCGCCTGCCGGAAGGCCCGCTGAAGCTGGTCGGCGACCATCCGGTGCACGTTTCGCTGCACACGGACGTCCTGGTCGACGTCACGGTGTCGGTGCTGGGCGAGCACGCCTAA
- a CDS encoding replicative DNA helicase, with protein sequence MNAPPKDPQLESLKVPPHSIEAEQSVLGGLLLDNAAWDRIADFLSQSDFYRYDHRIIFEHIGKLIASTRPADVITVYEALGTSGKAEEVGGLAYLNALAQNTPSAANIRRYAEIVRDRAVLRRLVSVADEISADAFNPQGKEVRQLLDEAESKVFSIAEDGARGTQGFLEIGPLLTQVVERIDTLYHTANPSDVTGTPTGFVDLDRMTSGMHGGELIIVAGRPSMGKTAFSMNIGEYVAVEYGLPVAVFSMEMPGTQLTMRMLGSVGRLDQHRMRTGRLTDEDWPKLTHAVQKMSEAQLFIDETGGLNPMELRSRARRLARQCGKLGLIIVDYLQLMSGSSQGENRATEISEISRSLKSLAKELDVPVIALSQLNRGLEQRPNKRPVMSDLRESGAIEQDADVILFIYRDEVYNPDSPDKGTAEIIIGKQRNGPIGPVRLTFIGQYTKFDNFAGAQNFYGGE encoded by the coding sequence ATGAACGCACCGCCGAAAGATCCCCAACTCGAATCTCTGAAAGTCCCGCCGCATTCGATCGAGGCCGAGCAGTCGGTCCTCGGCGGGTTGTTGCTCGACAACGCGGCATGGGACCGTATCGCCGACTTCCTGTCGCAGAGCGATTTCTACCGCTACGATCACCGGATCATCTTCGAGCACATCGGCAAGCTGATCGCCTCGACGCGGCCGGCCGACGTGATCACCGTCTATGAGGCGCTCGGCACCTCGGGCAAGGCGGAGGAGGTGGGCGGCCTCGCGTACCTGAATGCGCTCGCGCAGAACACGCCGAGCGCGGCCAATATCCGCCGCTATGCGGAAATCGTACGCGACCGCGCGGTGCTGCGCCGGCTCGTGTCGGTGGCCGACGAGATTTCCGCCGATGCGTTCAACCCGCAAGGCAAGGAAGTCCGCCAGCTGCTCGACGAGGCGGAATCGAAGGTGTTTTCGATCGCCGAAGATGGCGCGCGCGGGACGCAGGGCTTCCTCGAAATCGGGCCGCTGCTCACGCAGGTCGTGGAGCGGATCGACACGCTCTACCACACGGCCAATCCGAGCGACGTGACCGGCACGCCGACAGGCTTCGTCGACCTGGACCGGATGACCTCCGGCATGCACGGCGGCGAGCTGATCATCGTGGCGGGACGCCCTTCGATGGGCAAAACGGCCTTCAGCATGAACATCGGCGAATACGTCGCCGTCGAATATGGCTTGCCGGTCGCGGTGTTCTCGATGGAAATGCCGGGCACGCAGCTCACGATGCGTATGCTCGGTTCGGTCGGCCGGCTCGATCAGCACCGGATGCGTACCGGGCGCCTCACCGACGAGGACTGGCCGAAGCTCACGCACGCGGTGCAGAAAATGAGCGAGGCTCAGCTCTTCATCGACGAGACCGGCGGCCTGAATCCGATGGAATTGCGCTCGCGCGCACGGCGGCTCGCGCGCCAGTGCGGCAAGCTCGGCCTCATCATCGTCGACTACCTGCAGCTGATGTCGGGCTCTTCCCAGGGCGAGAACCGCGCCACCGAAATTTCCGAAATCTCGCGCTCGCTGAAAAGCCTCGCGAAAGAACTCGACGTGCCGGTCATTGCGCTATCGCAGCTGAACCGCGGCCTGGAGCAGCGTCCGAACAAGCGTCCGGTGATGTCGGACTTGCGCGAATCGGGTGCTATCGAACAGGACGCGGATGTGATCCTCTTCATCTACCGCGACGAGGTTTACAACCCCGACAGCCCCGACAAGGGCACGGCTGAGATCATCATCGGCAAGCAGCGTAACGGTCCGATCGGGCCGGTTCGGCTGACGTTCATCGGCCAATACACGAAGTTCGACAACTTCGCGGGCGCGCAGAATTTCTACGGCGGCGAATAA
- a CDS encoding DUF47 domain-containing protein, which produces MFGRFMPTEGKFFEIFNAHANYIVTASQELELLIDNLEDAEIHKQNVQANEKAADKVTHEAIDLLHKTFITPFDRDEIHKLITTMDDILDLMEDVATSISLYDVQSVTSEARELAHLCTATVKHVQAAVSLLSDMSQAAQILKACEEIDRLESDADRVLRSAISKLFREEDDVKTLIKLKAIYELLETITDKCEDVANIIEGIVLENA; this is translated from the coding sequence ATGTTCGGCCGATTCATGCCCACCGAGGGCAAGTTCTTTGAAATCTTCAATGCGCACGCGAACTACATCGTGACCGCCAGCCAGGAGCTCGAGCTCCTGATCGACAATCTCGAAGACGCCGAGATTCACAAGCAGAACGTCCAGGCGAACGAAAAGGCAGCCGACAAGGTCACGCACGAAGCCATCGACCTGCTGCACAAGACCTTCATCACGCCGTTCGACCGCGACGAAATCCACAAGCTGATCACCACGATGGACGACATCCTCGATTTGATGGAGGACGTCGCCACCTCGATTTCGCTGTACGACGTGCAGAGCGTGACGTCGGAGGCGCGCGAGCTCGCGCATTTGTGCACGGCGACCGTCAAGCACGTGCAGGCGGCGGTAAGCCTCTTGTCGGACATGAGCCAGGCCGCGCAGATCCTGAAGGCGTGCGAGGAGATCGATCGCTTGGAATCGGACGCCGACCGCGTGCTGCGCTCGGCAATCTCGAAGCTGTTCCGCGAAGAAGACGATGTGAAGACGCTCATCAAGCTGAAGGCGATCTACGAGCTGCTCGAAACGATCACCGACAAGTGCGAGGATGTCGCGAACATCATCGAAGGCATCGTGCTGGAAAACGCGTAA
- a CDS encoding inorganic phosphate transporter, translating into MHSIQLAFWALATLVVVALVFDFMNGFHDAANSIATVVSTGVLKPQQAVAFAAAFNVIAYFIFHLKVAQTVGKGTIDPDIVDHYVVFGALVGAIGWNIVTWRYGIPSSSSHALIGGLVGAALAKSGWAALNWDGLLKTVAFIFISPLLGFVLGSFFMLAVSWMYFRTPPSRVDGRFRRLQLVSAGLYSLGHGGNDAQKTIGIIWMLLIATGYASATADAPPIWVIGACYLSMGLGTLFGGWRIVRTMGQKITKLKPVGGFCAEAGGAITLFVASSLGIPVSTTHTITGAIVGVGATQKLSAVRWGVAGNIVWAWVLTIPASALLAAIGWWFGHRFI; encoded by the coding sequence ATGCATTCGATCCAACTCGCCTTCTGGGCGCTTGCGACACTGGTCGTGGTCGCGCTCGTGTTCGACTTCATGAACGGTTTTCACGACGCGGCGAACTCGATCGCCACGGTCGTGTCGACCGGGGTTCTGAAGCCGCAGCAGGCGGTGGCCTTCGCCGCCGCGTTCAACGTCATTGCCTATTTCATCTTCCATCTGAAAGTCGCGCAGACGGTCGGCAAAGGCACGATCGATCCGGACATCGTCGACCACTACGTCGTATTCGGCGCGCTCGTCGGCGCGATCGGCTGGAATATCGTGACCTGGCGTTATGGGATTCCGTCGAGTTCTTCGCATGCGTTGATCGGCGGGCTCGTCGGCGCGGCGCTCGCGAAGTCGGGCTGGGCCGCGCTCAACTGGGACGGGCTCTTGAAGACCGTCGCGTTCATTTTCATCTCGCCGCTGCTCGGCTTTGTGCTCGGCTCGTTCTTCATGCTGGCCGTGTCGTGGATGTACTTCCGCACGCCGCCGAGCAGGGTCGACGGACGCTTCAGGCGCCTGCAGCTGGTGTCGGCCGGGCTCTATAGCCTCGGGCACGGCGGCAACGACGCGCAGAAGACCATCGGCATCATCTGGATGCTCTTGATCGCGACCGGCTACGCGTCGGCGACCGCCGACGCACCGCCGATCTGGGTGATCGGCGCGTGCTATCTGTCGATGGGGCTCGGCACGCTGTTCGGCGGCTGGCGCATCGTCCGCACGATGGGGCAGAAGATCACGAAGCTCAAGCCGGTCGGCGGTTTCTGCGCAGAGGCGGGCGGCGCGATCACGCTGTTCGTTGCGTCTTCGTTGGGTATTCCGGTGTCGACCACGCACACGATCACCGGCGCGATCGTCGGGGTCGGTGCGACGCAGAAGCTCTCCGCGGTGCGTTGGGGCGTGGCCGGCAATATCGTCTGGGCCTGGGTGTTGACGATTCCGGCGTCCGCGTTGCTCGCCGCCATCGGCTGGTGGTTCGGTCACCGGTTTATCTGA
- a CDS encoding SDR family oxidoreductase, whose product MDLGLEGKVVLITGGSKGIGLACARAFAAEGAKVAIVSRDPANLARAREVLAADGHHIHLARADLHEAHSAEDVVEEATTAVGPIDILINSAGAAKRYDPATLDAAAFKAAMDAKYFPYIHTQQAVLRRMAERLKTGGAPEPGAVVNIIGMGGKIASDIHIAGGAANAALMLASVGLAHYYARLGIRINAINPGSTLTERVQEALQLEASRQGISTDEALARGEAQVPLGRYAKPEEIADVALFLASRRASYVTGAIVPMDGGATALI is encoded by the coding sequence ATGGATCTCGGACTCGAAGGCAAGGTGGTGTTGATCACGGGCGGCAGCAAGGGCATCGGACTGGCTTGCGCGCGGGCGTTCGCAGCGGAAGGCGCCAAAGTCGCGATCGTCTCGCGCGATCCGGCCAATCTCGCGCGAGCGCGCGAGGTGCTTGCCGCGGACGGCCATCACATCCACCTCGCCCGCGCCGACCTGCACGAAGCCCACAGCGCCGAAGACGTGGTCGAAGAAGCCACAACGGCCGTCGGCCCTATCGATATCCTCATCAACAGCGCCGGCGCCGCAAAACGCTACGACCCGGCGACGCTCGACGCCGCGGCATTCAAGGCGGCGATGGACGCCAAATATTTTCCGTACATTCACACCCAGCAGGCGGTGCTGCGCCGCATGGCCGAGCGCCTGAAAACGGGCGGTGCGCCCGAACCGGGCGCAGTCGTGAACATCATCGGGATGGGCGGCAAGATCGCGAGCGACATCCATATCGCGGGCGGCGCGGCCAATGCGGCGCTGATGCTCGCGAGCGTCGGACTCGCGCACTACTACGCGCGGCTCGGCATTCGGATCAACGCCATCAACCCCGGTTCGACGCTGACCGAGCGAGTCCAAGAAGCGTTACAACTGGAGGCATCGAGGCAAGGCATCAGCACCGATGAAGCGCTAGCGCGCGGCGAAGCACAGGTGCCGCTCGGGCGCTACGCCAAGCCGGAGGAAATCGCGGACGTCGCGCTCTTTCTCGCGAGCCGCCGGGCGAGCTACGTGACGGGCGCCATCGTGCCGATGGACGGCGGCGCGACCGCCCTTATCTGA
- a CDS encoding C40 family peptidase, translating to MRRLWFPLLIVLLLAACSSAPQQYSRSSGSAGSAGGAYRTEPPPGFPTAGLPNFVDHSIGREEISIQAMGLVGVPYRWGGNTPDAGFDCSGLVRYVVLRAASVNLPRTTADMSSRGESIEPDEIAPGDLIFFNTTGRPHSHVGIYVGKLRFVNAPSTGGTVRLDYLTNAYWAKRFDGIRRVAPALDKPAPLDAPTYLAAPREAPAPSSPVPTTAGTAYATAGSASAPPLGAPADSNPAVAAPNRNLTAVAVAPAAAPPGPAADPFEPPPPGMSAAQVQARAAGAVLPSVTAAAQQPAGIAPATTQASGAAGAPASSLTTAAPARNAPDAIDAAADAFEPPPPAAVAERQAQQARQAAAPASPAATSSVRIMRASTASPSMPAPTSTSDDPIARFANGGD from the coding sequence ATGCGCCGACTTTGGTTCCCGTTGCTGATCGTGCTGTTGCTTGCCGCGTGTTCGAGCGCGCCGCAACAGTACTCGCGCAGCTCGGGCTCCGCAGGCAGCGCGGGCGGCGCATACCGGACCGAACCGCCGCCCGGATTCCCTACAGCGGGCCTCCCCAACTTCGTCGATCACAGCATCGGCCGCGAAGAAATTTCCATTCAGGCGATGGGCCTCGTCGGCGTGCCGTATCGCTGGGGCGGCAATACCCCCGACGCCGGCTTCGATTGCAGCGGGCTCGTGCGCTATGTCGTGCTGCGGGCCGCCTCGGTCAATTTGCCCCGGACGACCGCCGACATGAGCAGCCGCGGCGAATCGATCGAGCCCGACGAAATCGCGCCCGGCGACCTGATCTTCTTCAATACGACCGGCCGGCCGCATTCGCATGTGGGCATCTATGTCGGCAAGTTGCGCTTCGTCAACGCGCCGTCGACCGGCGGGACCGTGCGGCTCGACTATCTGACGAACGCCTATTGGGCGAAGCGCTTTGACGGCATTCGACGCGTGGCGCCCGCGCTCGATAAACCAGCGCCGCTCGATGCGCCGACTTACCTCGCAGCGCCGCGCGAAGCGCCGGCGCCGAGTTCGCCAGTGCCCACGACCGCTGGAACCGCATATGCGACGGCGGGTAGCGCGTCCGCGCCGCCGTTGGGTGCGCCCGCAGACTCGAATCCGGCTGTGGCAGCGCCGAACCGCAATCTGACGGCTGTAGCCGTCGCGCCGGCTGCTGCTCCACCCGGCCCGGCGGCCGATCCGTTCGAGCCGCCGCCGCCCGGCATGAGCGCGGCGCAAGTCCAGGCGCGCGCGGCGGGTGCGGTATTGCCGTCCGTCACGGCGGCTGCGCAGCAGCCAGCCGGTATCGCACCGGCGACCACTCAAGCCTCTGGCGCCGCGGGTGCGCCGGCTTCATCGCTTACGACGGCGGCGCCGGCGCGCAACGCCCCCGACGCAATCGATGCGGCTGCCGACGCCTTCGAGCCCCCACCGCCAGCGGCCGTCGCCGAACGCCAGGCCCAGCAAGCGCGGCAAGCCGCAGCGCCGGCCTCGCCCGCTGCCACGAGCAGCGTGCGAATCATGCGGGCGTCGACGGCATCGCCGAGCATGCCCGCCCCGACCTCGACCTCCGACGACCCGATCGCCCGCTTCGCCAACGGCGGCGATTGA
- a CDS encoding PhoH family protein, which translates to MPLPTPPSKLGNLLSPDEYKAKARPAKHAKKQDTVGEQAEAADYSSMSGPASVAEPMTRAANTATSLRPVKTAAPVTEADDTAPVVRGRKSKQTAALLQPVPASQPVHTPVARLDKDKPADAPAAAAAKARGAEKARTRKTGETEVRKLFVLDTNVLMHDPTCLFHFEEHDVYLPMMTLEELDNHKKGMSEVARNARQVSRTLDSLVANAGDMAEGLPLSRLGSREALGRLYFQTKLTDIEPVEGLPQGKADNQILGVVRALQRDRVDRQVVLVSKDINMRIKAHALGLPAEDYFNDQVLEDKDLLFAGVRALPQDFWTKHAKGMESWQDTKTGTTYYRVTGPLCPSLLVNEFVYLEPQNGEPAFHALVRELNGKTALLQTLRDYGHHKNNVWGITARNREQNFALNLLMNPEIDFVTLLGQAGTGKTLVALAAGLAQVLDDKRYNEIIVTRATVPVGEDIGFLPGTEEEKMQPWMGAFDDNLEVLQKTDDAAGEWGRAATQELIRSRLKVKSMSFMRGRTFVDKYLIIDEAQNLTPKQMKTLITRAGPGTKIICLGNIAQIDTPYLTEGSSGLTYVVDRFKGWAHSGHVTLARGERSRLADYASDIL; encoded by the coding sequence ATGCCTTTGCCTACCCCACCCAGCAAGCTCGGCAACCTGTTGTCACCGGATGAATACAAGGCCAAAGCACGGCCTGCGAAACACGCGAAAAAACAGGACACTGTTGGGGAGCAAGCAGAAGCGGCCGACTACAGCTCGATGAGCGGCCCGGCAAGCGTCGCCGAACCGATGACGCGCGCAGCCAACACCGCCACGAGCCTGCGTCCCGTTAAGACTGCCGCCCCGGTCACCGAAGCCGATGACACCGCGCCGGTCGTGCGCGGCCGAAAATCGAAGCAGACAGCGGCGCTGTTGCAGCCCGTTCCGGCATCGCAGCCTGTGCATACGCCTGTCGCACGCCTGGACAAAGACAAACCGGCGGATGCGCCCGCCGCCGCTGCGGCGAAGGCACGCGGCGCGGAAAAAGCCCGCACCCGCAAAACCGGCGAGACAGAAGTCCGCAAGCTGTTCGTGCTGGATACGAACGTGCTGATGCATGACCCAACCTGCCTCTTCCACTTCGAGGAACACGACGTCTATCTGCCGATGATGACGCTCGAAGAACTCGACAATCACAAGAAGGGGATGTCGGAAGTCGCGCGCAACGCGCGTCAAGTCAGCCGCACGCTCGATTCGCTCGTCGCCAATGCCGGCGACATGGCCGAGGGCCTGCCGCTCTCGCGTCTCGGCAGCCGCGAAGCGCTCGGACGCCTGTACTTCCAGACCAAGCTGACGGACATCGAGCCGGTCGAGGGCCTGCCGCAAGGCAAGGCCGACAACCAGATTCTCGGTGTCGTGCGCGCGCTGCAACGCGATCGCGTCGATCGTCAGGTCGTGCTGGTGTCGAAAGACATCAACATGCGGATCAAGGCGCACGCGCTCGGCCTGCCCGCCGAAGACTACTTCAACGACCAGGTTCTCGAAGACAAGGACCTGCTCTTCGCCGGCGTGCGCGCACTGCCACAGGACTTCTGGACCAAGCACGCGAAGGGCATGGAGAGCTGGCAGGACACGAAGACGGGCACGACGTACTACCGCGTGACCGGTCCGCTGTGCCCCTCGCTGCTCGTCAACGAGTTCGTCTATCTCGAGCCGCAGAACGGCGAGCCCGCGTTCCACGCGCTCGTGCGAGAGCTGAACGGCAAGACAGCGCTGCTGCAAACGCTGCGCGACTACGGTCACCACAAGAACAACGTGTGGGGCATCACGGCGCGCAACCGCGAGCAGAACTTCGCGTTGAACCTTCTGATGAACCCGGAGATCGACTTCGTCACCCTGCTCGGCCAGGCCGGCACCGGCAAGACGCTCGTCGCGCTCGCGGCGGGCCTCGCGCAAGTGCTCGACGACAAGCGCTACAACGAGATCATCGTGACGCGCGCGACGGTGCCGGTCGGTGAAGACATCGGCTTTTTGCCGGGCACCGAGGAAGAGAAGATGCAGCCGTGGATGGGCGCTTTCGACGACAACCTCGAAGTGCTCCAGAAAACCGATGACGCGGCCGGCGAATGGGGCCGCGCGGCCACTCAGGAGCTGATCCGCTCGCGCTTGAAGGTGAAGAGCATGAGCTTCATGCGCGGCCGGACCTTCGTCGACAAGTACCTGATCATCGACGAGGCGCAGAACCTGACGCCGAAGCAGATGAAGACGCTGATCACGCGCGCAGGTCCGGGCACGAAGATCATCTGCCTCGGCAACATCGCGCAGATCGATACGCCTTATCTGACGGAAGGCAGTTCGGGCCTCACGTATGTCGTCGATCGTTTCAAGGGCTGGGCGCATAGCGGTCATGTGACGCTCGCGCGCGGCGAACGCTCGCGGTTGGCCGACTACGCGTCAGACATCCTCTAA
- a CDS encoding peroxiredoxin — protein sequence MSIAVDQPVPDFTAAATGGELSLSGLRGKKVVLYFYPKDNTPGCTTEGLQFRDLYPKFKKAGAEIVGVSRDSIRSHDNFKAKLELPFPLISDADESLCGLFDVIKMKKMYGKEVRGIERSTFLIDADGVLRREWRGVKVPGHVDAALEAVQAL from the coding sequence GTGTCCATCGCAGTCGACCAACCCGTCCCCGATTTCACCGCCGCTGCAACCGGCGGCGAACTCTCGCTGTCAGGTTTGCGGGGCAAGAAGGTGGTGCTGTATTTTTATCCGAAGGACAACACGCCCGGCTGCACGACCGAGGGCCTGCAATTCCGCGACCTCTATCCGAAGTTCAAGAAGGCGGGAGCCGAGATCGTCGGCGTGTCGCGCGACAGCATCCGCTCGCACGACAACTTCAAGGCGAAGCTGGAACTGCCGTTCCCGCTGATCTCGGATGCCGACGAATCGCTTTGCGGGCTCTTCGACGTCATCAAAATGAAGAAAATGTATGGCAAAGAAGTACGTGGAATTGAACGCTCCACGTTCCTCATCGACGCTGACGGCGTCCTGCGCCGCGAGTGGCGCGGCGTCAAGGTGCCGGGCCACGTCGACGCGGCGTTGGAGGCTGTACAAGCGCTTTGA